Proteins from a genomic interval of Desulfobacterales bacterium:
- a CDS encoding type 1 glutamine amidotransferase domain-containing protein, producing MRLEGKTIGILVGPGYEDLEFWVPYMRVMEEGAQVRVIAAKGGETYTSKSGGLTATSEIAANEITANQLDALLVPGGWAPDKLRRDPDILQLVREMNNQGKILGFICHAGWVAASAGICEGMRATGSTGIKDDLENAGAIWTDEPAFRENNMVWGRVVADIPIYCRELIKALQ from the coding sequence ATGCGGCTTGAAGGCAAAACGATCGGTATCCTCGTTGGACCCGGATATGAGGACCTGGAATTCTGGGTGCCCTATATGCGCGTCATGGAAGAGGGCGCACAAGTCCGGGTGATCGCGGCCAAGGGTGGTGAAACCTACACCAGTAAAAGCGGCGGCTTGACTGCCACAAGTGAAATTGCTGCCAACGAAATTACCGCCAATCAACTGGATGCATTGCTGGTGCCCGGCGGCTGGGCGCCGGACAAGCTGCGCCGGGATCCCGATATCCTGCAGTTGGTCCGTGAAATGAACAATCAGGGCAAAATTCTTGGATTCATCTGTCATGCCGGCTGGGTGGCGGCCAGTGCCGGAATTTGCGAAGGCATGCGGGCCACAGGCAGTACCGGAATCAAAGATGATCTGGAAAACGCCGGTGCTATCTGGACGGATGAGCCGGCCTTCCGGGAAAACAACATGGTATGGGGTCGTGTGGTGGCAGATATTCCGATTTATTGCCGGGAACTTATCAAAGCGCTGCAGTAA
- a CDS encoding homocysteine S-methyltransferase family protein encodes MKQLSFPQLFDTSECILGEGAVIERLRRNSAFELDPDVVNSAFIYNPSKRAALADIYRQYLDIGHKYNLPLLLSTPTWRASQERIKKAGYEKRDVNGDNFRFFDDMRRSYGAYAAKIVICGLLSCRGDAYNQAEALSSKEAHAFHSWQANKLAEAGVDFLLAATLPALSEATGLATALAATGKPYIVSFVFRSEGTLLDGTPIKDAIATIDTSVEPKPLAFMSNCTHASIFKAAMMHAKNSSSAVRKRVAGLLANTAALEPEALDDSEELVEEDPHIFGESVASLHHELGMKILGGCCGTDERHIDSLASRLVSRGA; translated from the coding sequence ATGAAACAGTTATCTTTCCCACAGTTGTTTGATACATCTGAATGCATCCTTGGCGAGGGTGCCGTAATCGAACGCCTGCGTCGTAATAGCGCATTTGAACTCGATCCAGATGTGGTCAACTCGGCTTTTATCTACAACCCAAGTAAACGTGCCGCGCTGGCTGACATCTATCGCCAATATCTTGATATCGGCCACAAATATAATCTACCCTTGCTGCTTTCAACCCCGACTTGGCGAGCCAGCCAAGAGCGTATCAAAAAAGCCGGTTATGAAAAAAGGGATGTCAACGGCGACAATTTTAGATTTTTCGATGACATGCGCAGAAGCTACGGCGCCTATGCCGCCAAAATAGTCATCTGCGGTCTGCTGAGTTGTCGCGGCGACGCGTATAATCAGGCTGAAGCACTTTCATCAAAAGAGGCCCACGCGTTTCACTCATGGCAGGCCAATAAACTTGCTGAAGCAGGGGTTGATTTTCTACTGGCCGCCACCTTGCCGGCCCTAAGCGAAGCCACCGGCCTGGCCACAGCGTTGGCTGCTACCGGAAAACCCTACATTGTCAGCTTTGTGTTCCGTTCGGAAGGCACGCTGCTGGATGGCACCCCCATAAAAGATGCCATTGCCACCATCGATACCAGCGTCGAACCAAAACCATTGGCATTTATGTCCAACTGCACCCATGCGTCTATATTTAAAGCTGCCATGATGCACGCAAAAAATTCGTCTTCTGCGGTCAGAAAACGCGTGGCAGGGCTGTTGGCCAATACGGCTGCCCTTGAGCCTGAAGCGCTCGATGACAGCGAAGAGCTGGTTGAGGAAGACCCGCACATTTTTGGTGAATCAGTAGCCAGCCTTCATCATGAGCTGGGAATGAAGATCTTGGGGGGATGCTGCGGAACCGATGAGCGCCATATCGACAGCCTGGCCAGCAGGCTTGTTTCGCGAGGTGCCTAA
- a CDS encoding ATP-binding protein produces MDAIADKLENALKTNLTAIRSAVAELPDARLPWDSGDTIDLVAQGNRLIDCLENWLLDDEQMQILSMQPEHLLTLYAAAYLVDIGLTDGRQQPAPRYGEPHYIRSAELIRDNWKALGITDAAFADNIAGVCLSAGYDNSTDLAAALTKHTTVNVALLAACLQLGRELDLSTATTLWQIYSHLPTQDRFKLGELKDYFSVSDIGPHPYLNGTIRLKIQCSDPEIHRALKHHERWVQQLLENMNQRVRPRFLYSDVIYEIEPQGYTPIDLKFNVDSSAGLQLFMGNRLYSDKRVFLRELIQNAVDACNYRKLVDPAYSPTILIEFSDDISVIKMRDNGIGMTRQWIEKYFLAIGISFYQSNEIRDINQDTRIDFGFISQFGIGFLSSFLVAKKIEIKTRKAGHAGLMITISGLRDYFDVRILDEDLPVGTEVILHLKASKIKYCRSLEFAGYLKTNIRFLQIPVGFKDEQGKTITIGREQLAYKIAKSAGPVFLAPLKFKDAEGYVRLGAKNLGDHIHALETASGGVSVFQDGIFVTQIAALLPEGARQYVVTRINLMGQDKCELSMDRNRIFWTAEQLHHIKKVIRYGLVDVANQLMSVVEAQDVSQNTLNSIINNLAIFFDFSDVDDLMYDQLCEPLRKKVEKRFRDFVRISFSQKQRVSGTVEADGYNEIWQRAVLQSFVKPKDAN; encoded by the coding sequence ATGGATGCTATTGCGGATAAACTCGAAAACGCTTTAAAGACGAATTTGACGGCCATACGGTCTGCGGTTGCAGAGCTGCCTGACGCCCGACTGCCATGGGATAGCGGTGACACGATTGATTTGGTTGCTCAGGGAAACCGGCTGATCGACTGCCTTGAAAATTGGCTGCTGGATGATGAACAAATGCAGATTTTAAGCATGCAGCCAGAACACCTGCTCACCCTGTATGCAGCGGCCTATCTGGTCGACATTGGCCTGACGGATGGCAGGCAGCAGCCGGCACCCCGCTACGGCGAGCCTCATTATATCCGCTCCGCTGAGCTGATCCGCGACAACTGGAAAGCGCTGGGAATTACCGATGCTGCTTTTGCCGACAACATTGCAGGCGTGTGCCTGAGTGCAGGATACGACAACAGCACTGACCTTGCAGCAGCGCTCACAAAGCATACAACGGTAAATGTAGCGCTGCTGGCCGCATGCCTTCAACTAGGACGGGAGCTGGATTTATCAACAGCAACAACCCTATGGCAGATCTACAGCCACTTGCCGACACAAGATCGCTTTAAGCTTGGTGAGCTAAAAGACTATTTCAGCGTCTCTGATATCGGTCCCCACCCGTATTTAAACGGCACAATCCGCCTTAAAATCCAGTGCAGCGATCCTGAAATACACCGGGCTCTCAAACACCACGAACGCTGGGTGCAGCAACTGCTTGAAAATATGAACCAAAGGGTGCGCCCGCGGTTTTTGTATTCCGATGTGATCTATGAAATCGAGCCCCAAGGGTATACGCCCATCGACTTGAAGTTTAATGTCGATTCCTCTGCCGGCCTGCAGCTGTTCATGGGCAACCGCTTATATTCGGACAAGCGTGTTTTTTTGCGCGAGCTGATTCAGAACGCGGTGGATGCCTGCAACTACCGCAAGCTGGTCGATCCAGCCTATTCGCCGACCATATTGATTGAATTCAGCGATGATATCAGTGTCATCAAAATGCGCGACAACGGGATCGGCATGACGCGTCAGTGGATTGAAAAATATTTTCTGGCAATCGGTATCTCTTTTTACCAGTCCAACGAGATCAGAGATATCAATCAGGATACCCGGATTGATTTTGGATTTATCAGTCAGTTTGGCATTGGATTTTTATCCAGTTTTCTGGTGGCAAAAAAAATTGAGATCAAAACGCGCAAAGCAGGGCATGCCGGGCTGATGATTACGATTAGCGGCCTGCGAGATTATTTTGATGTCAGGATTTTAGACGAAGACCTACCGGTGGGCACCGAAGTGATCCTGCATCTGAAGGCCTCGAAAATTAAATACTGCCGCAGCCTGGAATTTGCCGGCTACCTTAAAACCAATATTCGATTTTTGCAGATACCGGTCGGTTTCAAAGATGAGCAGGGCAAAACCATAACCATCGGCCGGGAGCAGCTTGCTTACAAAATCGCTAAAAGCGCTGGTCCCGTATTTCTGGCACCTCTGAAATTTAAAGACGCCGAGGGGTATGTTCGTCTGGGTGCAAAGAATTTAGGAGACCATATCCATGCCCTGGAAACCGCCAGCGGGGGGGTATCGGTGTTCCAGGACGGCATTTTTGTCACTCAGATCGCCGCCTTGCTCCCCGAAGGCGCCCGGCAGTATGTGGTTACCCGTATTAACCTGATGGGCCAGGATAAATGCGAGCTGAGCATGGACCGCAACCGCATATTCTGGACAGCCGAGCAGCTTCATCATATTAAAAAGGTCATCCGCTATGGGCTGGTGGATGTGGCCAACCAGTTGATGAGCGTCGTTGAGGCCCAGGACGTATCGCAAAATACCCTCAACAGCATCATCAACAACCTGGCCATATTTTTTGACTTCAGTGACGTCGACGACCTGATGTACGATCAGTTGTGTGAGCCGCTGCGCAAAAAAGTTGAAAAGCGATTCAGGGATTTTGTGCGCATCAGTTTTTCCCAGAAGCAGCGTGTCAGCGGCACAGTTGAAGCAGACGGCTATAACGAGATCTGGCAGCGCGCGGTTCTTCAATCCTTTGTTAAGCCAAAAGACGCTAATTAA
- a CDS encoding PilZ domain-containing protein: MEALKIKPKNERRNGKRHICSQEIFFATRSQFYEGLLMNYSLNGLFIKTKEDPPIGELVTVVDPNPDGEDKKRQGQVLWKNEQGFGVELFHSRNDQEAKLLRFEKRSPI; this comes from the coding sequence ATGGAGGCTTTAAAAATCAAACCGAAAAATGAGCGCAGGAATGGAAAACGACATATATGCTCACAGGAGATCTTTTTTGCAACCCGAAGTCAATTTTATGAAGGGCTTCTTATGAACTACAGTCTTAACGGTCTTTTTATCAAGACCAAAGAGGACCCGCCTATAGGCGAATTGGTCACTGTTGTGGATCCAAACCCGGACGGAGAAGATAAAAAACGTCAGGGTCAGGTCCTATGGAAAAACGAGCAGGGATTCGGAGTCGAGTTGTTCCATTCTCGAAATGATCAGGAAGCCAAGCTGTTGCGTTTTGAAAAAAGATCGCCAATATAG
- a CDS encoding DMT family transporter, whose product MSDKPTISLPVSNSLKGIGLIIFMTICFSSLDASAKYLSNALPLFVLLWGRYAFNFFFVALFFFSGAPADIIHTKNIKLQLLRSIFLVAATLTFWLALMFLPLADCVVILFVSPLLVTILAAPLLGEIVDKHRWIAVIIGFIGVTVVMRPGFTIFNWVSILPLITALLYAGVQISTRILGRTDAALTTLLYSSACGAIICTIGVLFFWVTPSLPQWFLLGWLGFLGAVGHYLMIKAYGLAPASLLAPFDYTTLIWATLLGFFLFGDLPDTMTVLGALIIISSGLYLIRRESRANVG is encoded by the coding sequence GTGTCAGATAAACCTACCATCTCGCTTCCTGTAAGCAATTCGCTGAAGGGGATCGGTTTGATCATCTTTATGACGATCTGCTTTTCTTCTTTAGATGCCTCGGCCAAATACCTGAGCAATGCACTTCCTTTGTTCGTGCTATTATGGGGCCGTTATGCCTTCAATTTTTTCTTTGTAGCACTTTTCTTTTTCAGTGGCGCACCTGCTGATATCATTCACACAAAAAATATAAAATTGCAGCTTCTGCGTTCAATTTTTCTGGTGGCTGCGACACTCACATTCTGGTTGGCATTGATGTTTTTGCCGTTGGCAGATTGTGTGGTCATTCTTTTTGTATCACCCTTATTGGTAACAATCCTTGCGGCCCCGCTTTTAGGTGAAATTGTCGACAAACACCGCTGGATCGCTGTAATAATAGGCTTTATCGGTGTGACGGTCGTCATGCGGCCCGGATTTACCATTTTTAATTGGGTATCCATACTACCCCTCATCACTGCTCTTTTATATGCTGGGGTTCAAATCTCAACGCGAATTCTCGGCCGGACAGACGCTGCGCTAACGACTTTGCTATATTCCAGTGCTTGCGGAGCTATCATTTGCACGATTGGCGTATTGTTTTTTTGGGTCACGCCTTCTCTGCCACAATGGTTTCTTTTAGGCTGGCTGGGATTTTTAGGAGCGGTGGGTCATTATTTAATGATTAAGGCCTATGGACTGGCACCGGCATCATTGCTGGCGCCATTTGATTACACTACCCTGATTTGGGCGACGCTGCTGGGCTTTTTCCTGTTCGGAGACTTGCCGGATACGATGACCGTCTTGGGGGCCTTGATTATCATATCCAGCGGGCTTTACTTGATCAGGCGTGAAAGTCGTGCTAACGTTGGTTAA
- a CDS encoding CBS domain-containing protein — MLKAKDIMTSEIITVSPDTEIATAAKILLEKRINGLPVMDAFGRLVGILCQSDLVAQQKSFPIPSVFTLLESFIPLTSIKRIDKEVEKIAALEVKQAMTPDPVTVNPETDIEDVAKLMVDQKYHTLPVVEGDKVVGIIGKEDVLKTLVSGSQIKESI; from the coding sequence ATGCTTAAAGCAAAAGATATTATGACAAGTGAGATCATAACCGTTTCCCCTGATACTGAGATTGCGACTGCCGCTAAAATTCTCTTGGAAAAGCGAATCAATGGGCTTCCAGTAATGGATGCCTTCGGCAGACTGGTCGGCATTCTGTGCCAGAGTGATCTGGTCGCCCAGCAAAAAAGTTTTCCCATTCCATCCGTGTTCACTCTGCTGGAGAGTTTTATTCCGTTGACATCCATAAAGCGGATTGACAAAGAGGTGGAGAAAATTGCAGCCTTAGAAGTGAAACAAGCCATGACACCCGATCCTGTGACCGTCAACCCGGAAACCGATATCGAGGATGTCGCCAAATTGATGGTCGATCAAAAATATCACACACTGCCTGTAGTGGAAGGTGATAAAGTTGTCGGAATTATCGGTAAAGAGGATGTTCTGAAGACATTGGTATCCGGATCGCAAATAAAAGAAAGCATTTAG
- a CDS encoding polymer-forming cytoskeletal protein produces MLKKGKKPEDSSDYVYEKDSVSEKTAPKPTPSIPSTQTSSENTTIGKNIAIEGHIRGDEHLVIDGAMKGNIEMARHNFSVGSNGRVEGEINAQNVRISGQMIGNIKTQGKVEITKEADFMGDIRAKGISIEDGAYFKGSIELAQEPHRKTTLSAKSTPSTAQQPANKSKNQTAKEVVKEN; encoded by the coding sequence ATGTTAAAAAAAGGCAAAAAACCGGAAGATAGCTCAGATTATGTCTATGAGAAAGATTCAGTCTCAGAAAAGACAGCACCCAAACCGACACCGTCCATCCCGTCAACGCAAACCAGTTCTGAAAATACCACCATCGGAAAAAATATCGCTATCGAAGGACACATTCGCGGCGATGAGCACCTCGTTATCGATGGTGCTATGAAAGGTAACATCGAAATGGCCAGGCATAATTTTTCTGTGGGGTCCAACGGACGGGTTGAGGGTGAGATCAATGCGCAGAATGTACGCATCAGCGGTCAAATGATTGGCAATATAAAGACACAGGGCAAGGTTGAAATTACCAAAGAAGCCGATTTTATGGGTGATATAAGAGCCAAGGGTATTTCGATTGAAGATGGTGCCTACTTCAAAGGATCCATTGAGCTTGCCCAGGAGCCCCACAGAAAGACAACTTTGAGCGCAAAGTCGACGCCCTCAACAGCCCAACAACCCGCTAACAAGTCCAAAAACCAAACGGCCAAAGAGGTTGTTAAGGAGAATTGA
- a CDS encoding class I SAM-dependent methyltransferase, translating into MKKSAKKEIKAHGVRLLLSRHPQIRKLKRQHFPAFHGNKHWSSSWLLMDYLGQKGLPKKAHLMEVGCGWGLAGIYCAKKHGSIVTGVDKDPDVFPYLRLHADINREKISTLKSDLRKIKKRDLKKTDVMIGADICFWDSMVDPLRKLIKKALKNGVKQVFVADPGRPTFEKIVDHFCKQGIGKVYDWDTRRPRPIAGRILRIKAKSK; encoded by the coding sequence ATGAAAAAATCTGCCAAAAAAGAGATCAAGGCGCATGGTGTGCGGCTCCTATTGTCACGCCACCCGCAGATACGAAAGCTCAAGCGCCAGCATTTCCCCGCCTTCCATGGCAATAAACACTGGTCTTCCAGCTGGTTGTTGATGGACTACCTGGGACAAAAGGGGCTGCCCAAAAAGGCGCATCTCATGGAAGTGGGCTGTGGCTGGGGGCTGGCCGGAATTTATTGTGCTAAAAAACACGGGTCCATTGTAACGGGTGTGGACAAGGATCCCGACGTTTTTCCTTACCTGCGACTGCATGCTGATATCAACCGCGAAAAAATATCCACCCTAAAATCGGATTTACGAAAGATCAAAAAACGGGATTTGAAAAAAACGGATGTAATGATCGGTGCTGATATTTGCTTCTGGGACAGCATGGTTGATCCATTGCGAAAGCTTATCAAAAAAGCCCTCAAAAACGGCGTCAAGCAGGTGTTTGTTGCCGACCCCGGAAGACCCACCTTTGAAAAGATTGTAGACCATTTTTGCAAGCAGGGAATTGGAAAAGTCTATGACTGGGACACCCGGCGGCCGCGACCCATTGCAGGCCGAATTCTCCGAATTAAAGCCAAATCCAAATAG
- a CDS encoding AAA family ATPase yields MEYLNIGIILLVGIFLGFAIKWLISKAPHQQPDFSLPPKMKPSSGSTTRLYDLAQRMMGFFEQAAHPKDLLENTIFQQGVQILSTGQYSDEQLIEYYAGHNVPIGCMALEALSQRTLSQSTIDQIISHIGSRYGWTLFFAFRLLGIDDTKPVVGPALLKAPEWWKEDQLILQILKDFINQRLDIDERLTFGTLLKDTDSQQLNEASDLIVALNHPGLEPLKEEIQQASDTQLDREYLKTVGRLWEPLEADPCVHLSDEMQSILNRMEQSVTGDPCRSVILTGDAGVGKTTHIRALAQQLAGKGILFFEASAADIIAGQSYLGELEKRLLEVIKNLGRRRGVIWFVPGFHELMYTGRHRYNPAGILDMLMPYIDSGAITIVGEVRPAALEQITRENPRIKTTFDIIHIEALDDGLTLELAKKWAGLQTIQDGQAPLIEREALLEAQQMVKQFLGDSAAPGNLLDFLKITSQGLLTDGEPVRALSIDDLYRTLSHITGLPRTILDEREGLDISELRALFQQHVLGQAEAVDCLVERIAMIKAGLTDPMRPLGVFLFAGPTGTGKTEIAKALAQFLFGSPERMIRLDMSEFKIAESEDRILGSAAKDGFSGAGALVNEIRKQPFSVVLLDEFEKAHPNIWDLFLQVFDDGRLTDRQGNTANFRYAIIILTSNLGATIKPGDGIGFNPDASSFSMHQVQKAIGSTFRREFVNRLDRVVVFHPLSRSVMHEILFKELDMALERRGLRNREWAVEWEESAINFLLEKGFTRDLGARPLKRAIEQYLLAPLSMTIVNHQHPEGDQFLFVRSDNNSIEVEFIDPDAPLSVPADSDPLKPTEEVSFLTPGVKKMILASEGLKTEADHLADIYSHISRSVASSDWQAQKSDALQQIAGPEFWQKPDCYAVLGRVEFMDRIEAALKTAGSLLRRLKGPDDRTKRIYSRKIITRLAEQLYLLDEANQSLNQNLPQDAYLMLESGPAPSSPEQPGASFIKQLQEMYQRWCHNRRMRQDLLESLGTSDSAADSIILAISGLGAYSILKPESGLHVLEIPKKGTSYDRISVRVKVVGQPESPTSGKQDQLRQAKFGLSAEKTARAIVVRRYRREPSPLVRDAVRNYRTGLIDRVLGGDFDLFG; encoded by the coding sequence ATGGAATATCTCAATATAGGCATCATATTGCTGGTCGGCATTTTCCTCGGATTTGCGATCAAATGGCTCATTTCAAAAGCCCCGCATCAGCAACCTGATTTTTCGCTTCCACCGAAGATGAAGCCATCATCAGGGAGCACGACGCGGCTTTATGATCTTGCACAGCGCATGATGGGCTTTTTTGAACAGGCGGCCCATCCCAAAGATCTTCTGGAAAATACCATCTTTCAGCAGGGTGTGCAAATCCTCTCTACCGGGCAGTATTCAGACGAGCAGCTCATTGAATACTATGCCGGACACAACGTGCCCATCGGTTGCATGGCGTTGGAAGCGCTGAGCCAGCGCACCTTATCCCAATCCACTATCGATCAAATAATATCGCATATCGGAAGTCGCTATGGCTGGACACTTTTTTTTGCTTTTCGATTGCTGGGTATAGACGACACCAAGCCAGTCGTCGGTCCCGCATTGCTCAAAGCACCGGAATGGTGGAAGGAAGATCAGCTGATCCTTCAAATTCTTAAGGATTTTATCAACCAGCGCCTTGATATCGATGAACGCCTGACTTTTGGCACCCTTTTGAAAGATACCGATTCCCAGCAGTTGAATGAGGCTTCCGACCTGATTGTGGCACTCAACCATCCCGGGCTTGAACCGCTCAAAGAAGAAATTCAGCAAGCTTCCGATACTCAGTTGGATCGTGAATACCTCAAGACAGTGGGCCGCTTATGGGAGCCTTTGGAGGCGGATCCTTGTGTTCATTTGAGCGATGAAATGCAATCCATTCTCAACCGGATGGAGCAATCCGTTACTGGTGACCCTTGCCGCTCGGTTATTTTAACCGGAGATGCCGGGGTCGGTAAAACAACCCACATTCGTGCGCTGGCGCAGCAGCTGGCCGGCAAAGGGATATTGTTTTTTGAAGCCTCGGCGGCAGATATCATCGCCGGCCAATCCTACCTGGGCGAGCTGGAAAAACGTCTGCTAGAAGTCATCAAGAACCTGGGTCGCAGGCGTGGAGTGATCTGGTTCGTTCCCGGGTTCCATGAGCTAATGTATACGGGCCGCCATCGCTACAATCCGGCTGGTATTTTAGATATGCTCATGCCCTATATCGACAGCGGAGCAATAACCATTGTTGGCGAGGTCCGTCCAGCAGCCCTTGAGCAGATCACCCGAGAGAATCCGCGTATCAAAACCACTTTTGACATTATTCATATAGAAGCACTGGATGATGGTCTGACATTGGAGCTGGCCAAAAAATGGGCAGGGCTTCAGACCATCCAGGATGGCCAAGCACCTCTGATTGAACGCGAAGCATTGTTGGAAGCCCAGCAGATGGTCAAACAATTTTTGGGTGATAGTGCTGCGCCGGGTAATCTGCTCGATTTTTTAAAGATCACGAGCCAGGGTTTGCTAACTGATGGAGAACCCGTGCGGGCTTTGAGTATCGATGATTTGTACCGTACCCTGTCTCATATTACCGGCCTGCCGCGGACCATTCTCGATGAGCGCGAAGGTTTGGATATCAGCGAGCTACGCGCGCTTTTCCAGCAACACGTGCTGGGGCAGGCCGAGGCTGTGGACTGTCTTGTGGAGCGCATCGCTATGATCAAAGCCGGCCTGACCGATCCGATGCGTCCTCTGGGGGTGTTCTTGTTTGCCGGCCCCACCGGGACAGGGAAAACCGAGATTGCCAAAGCATTGGCCCAGTTTCTCTTCGGCTCTCCGGAGCGTATGATTCGACTGGACATGAGCGAATTCAAAATCGCCGAATCGGAGGACCGCATTCTGGGGAGTGCTGCAAAAGACGGTTTTTCCGGCGCCGGCGCACTGGTCAATGAAATCCGTAAGCAGCCCTTCTCTGTTGTGTTGCTGGACGAATTTGAAAAAGCCCACCCCAACATCTGGGACCTTTTTCTGCAGGTGTTTGATGATGGTCGGCTCACCGATCGACAGGGAAACACCGCTAATTTTCGCTATGCCATTATCATTCTGACCTCCAACCTGGGGGCTACCATCAAGCCCGGTGACGGCATTGGGTTCAATCCCGATGCCAGCTCCTTTTCCATGCATCAGGTACAAAAAGCGATTGGCAGCACTTTCCGGCGCGAGTTTGTCAACCGACTGGACCGTGTCGTGGTATTTCACCCTCTTAGCCGTTCGGTCATGCATGAGATTCTTTTTAAAGAACTTGACATGGCACTGGAACGCCGCGGTCTTCGCAATCGTGAATGGGCAGTGGAGTGGGAAGAATCGGCTATTAATTTCCTTTTGGAGAAAGGCTTTACCAGAGATCTGGGCGCTAGGCCTCTCAAGCGTGCCATCGAACAATATCTTCTGGCGCCGCTATCCATGACCATTGTCAATCACCAGCATCCTGAAGGCGATCAATTTTTGTTCGTCCGATCGGACAACAACAGCATCGAGGTGGAATTTATTGATCCGGATGCTCCGCTGAGCGTTCCCGCCGATAGCGATCCCCTGAAGCCGACCGAGGAAGTATCCTTTCTGACACCCGGTGTGAAAAAGATGATCCTGGCATCCGAAGGGCTGAAAACCGAAGCCGATCATTTGGCCGACATTTATTCACATATCAGCCGGTCGGTTGCTTCATCCGACTGGCAGGCTCAAAAAAGTGATGCTTTGCAGCAAATTGCCGGTCCTGAATTCTGGCAGAAACCGGACTGCTATGCTGTGCTTGGCCGGGTTGAGTTCATGGATCGCATTGAAGCTGCACTCAAAACCGCTGGGTCTTTGTTAAGACGACTCAAAGGCCCGGATGATAGAACCAAGCGAATTTACTCCAGGAAAATCATTACGCGTTTAGCAGAACAGCTTTATCTTTTAGACGAAGCCAACCAGAGCCTCAATCAGAATCTTCCGCAGGATGCCTACCTTATGCTCGAATCAGGTCCAGCTCCTTCATCGCCGGAGCAGCCCGGCGCGTCATTCATCAAACAGCTTCAGGAGATGTATCAGCGGTGGTGCCATAATCGACGAATGCGCCAGGACCTGCTTGAGAGCCTTGGAACTTCTGATTCGGCCGCAGATTCTATTATTTTAGCTATCAGCGGGCTCGGCGCCTATTCTATCCTCAAGCCAGAATCTGGTTTACACGTGCTGGAAATTCCAAAAAAAGGTACTTCTTACGACCGGATTAGCGTTCGGGTAAAAGTTGTAGGACAGCCCGAATCGCCGACAAGCGGCAAACAAGATCAGTTACGTCAGGCTAAATTCGGTTTGTCAGCTGAAAAAACCGCCAGAGCAATCGTTGTCAGACGCTACCGGCGCGAACCCTCACCACTCGTTCGCGATGCCGTGCGAAACTACCGCACCGGCCTCATCGATAGAGTACTGGGGGGCGATTTCGACCTGTTTGGTTAA
- a CDS encoding AF1514 family protein — MELIKPKITDYPGRHIELTVDKPELDFEEAKDLAKQKAKEFCKDPMLLSWYKGKTGESYPNLECGPGDKPAWIIFADSRGGDLTIDVNAGQFVFIYLSL, encoded by the coding sequence ATGGAATTGATTAAGCCCAAAATTACAGATTATCCGGGCAGGCATATTGAATTAACGGTTGATAAGCCTGAGCTTGATTTTGAAGAAGCAAAGGATTTGGCAAAACAAAAGGCAAAAGAGTTTTGCAAAGATCCGATGCTGCTGTCCTGGTACAAAGGAAAAACCGGCGAGTCGTATCCGAATTTAGAATGCGGCCCGGGTGATAAACCGGCATGGATTATTTTTGCCGATTCAAGAGGCGGCGACCTGACCATCGATGTCAACGCCGGACAATTCGTATTTATTTACCTCTCTTTATAG